The Mangifera indica cultivar Alphonso chromosome 12, CATAS_Mindica_2.1, whole genome shotgun sequence DNA window TACACCCTGCTCCCAATAACACACTATCTCCAATTTTCGGATGCCTGTCCCCTGAAACTTTCCCTGTACCCCCAAGTGTCACATTGTGCAAATTTGTCACATTGTCTCCAACCACCACCGTCTCTCCGATCACAACTCCGGTGGCATGATCAATCAATATCGCCTGTCCAATTTTCGCCCTTGGATGGATGTCCACGGCAAAAACTTCGGAAACCCTACTTTGTAACAGTAGTGCCATACTAGACCTACCTTGTGACCAAAGTTTACGTGCAATTCTATGAGCCTGGCAGGCCAAAAAGCCCTTGAAATGTAGAAAACAATGTACGTAACTTATGCATGTGGGGTCACGTTCTCTCGCAGCTCTTAGATCGTCCCTGATTGCCGTCTTGATGCTGTGATCGTCACCTAAAATGGCGATGAAAAGTTGTGAAAGAGTGTCGATGGGAAGACTGGGAGTGCTCAGCTTCATGGCGAGGTGATTTGAAAGCGCTGACTCTAGTGAAATGTGTGACAGAACCGAAAAGCTATAGTAGTTGAACAAGAAGGGCTCTTGTTTGATATCTGATCGAGCTTCCTCTCTAATTCTGAACCAGAGATGATCGTCTTCATCATCTATGCCGTTGTTGTGAGTTTCCATGAAAACCCTTTTGAGAGATGGACATGAAAGTGCAGTGGCATAATCTGTTGGAGGGGAGAGTAGAGAATAGCTTTGAAGTTTGACAAGCTGCCATTGAAATCAGTGGAGGTGGAAACTGAAGAGAGAAGGTGAAAGGATTATACAGGAAGAAAGGGATAAAGAGATAGAAGTAGAAGGAATTTCTCggaaggagaagaagatggaGAAGAAAATGGAGATGAAGATGACGCAAGAGGTGACGATTATTAGAATGATTGGAGTAGTGGTCAAGCAAAAATTGGGTTCGGCAGCAGGCAAGACCAATTTGCAGTTAAGTCAACGCGGAATTTGTCAACCAAATGAGAAGATGAAAGAAAGATATCTATCAAATGGATACTTGCTAATATTATTTCCATTAGGCCAAAACACTtggtcccacccaaggtatagtgaatttaACTCCaccctccaacttttaaaaatggaATCACTCACccatgatttggaaaactaacacctatactccaaaattaagttaagattaagggtaaaatcatcatttaacaataatatttaatgtttatatcattttacaccctcaatttggaaaattaataatttcctccaaaattaagttttaaaaagtgatatttcccCTCATacctaaggtttccaattttttcGGTGAATTTTTGACTAACGATGGtcgatctctctctctcctagTGTTGTCTCTCCCTCTGATGCTCAATATCATATCAATGATATTTGGATTTGATTAAATCCAAACATCTAGATGAAGACTCTTCGTCTAGATCTTTATCATCCAGACTAAGTCGATTTCGTCTGGATGACAACGACGGTCCAAATGAGGAGATTGGTCTCTTCTGGACCATCGTCATCGTCCAGATGAAATCGATTTCGTCTGGATAATGAAGATCCAACAAAGAGTTTCAACTTTTCGTTTAAATTTCATCTACTCCAGATATCGTTGATTCGATATTGAACACCGGAGGAAGAGACGACACTGTGAGGGAGAGAGATTGCCCATCATTGGTCAAAAAATTCGCTGGCgaaattagaaaccctagataggggaaaaatgtcatttttcaaaactaaattttggaaaaaattattagtttttcaaattaaggagTTAAAATGatgtaaactttaaatattattgttaaatgatgattttgcctttaaccttaacttaattttgaaggttaggtgttagttttctaaattataggtggatatttaagtttttgaaagttagagagTAAGACTTTgagaattcactataccttgggcgggaataagtcttttggcctatccATTATTACTCTTTATATTGTAACAAAAGTCATAAGacattgcaaaaaaaaaaaaaaaaattaaaattggaggAAAATAAGCGAACTTTGAATTCTGACATCTCCAACTCCAACTATTACGAAATCGAAGAGAACAAATGCATCCATGGTGTGCATATTATCATTGTTTTTTGTtgtagttattattattacaaacaCCTAAGCAAAATATAGGGGTTCTCTTTAATAGTAATCCTTAAACTCGaggtttgtgaaattttaattaattcatatgaTAAAAAGGCCTCAGTTTGTTGAGTTTTAAGAGATCCACCTCATTGAATCCTCAGAGGCCTCAAAATAACGCCAAAGCCCAAATCATCCTACACAACATTAATCAAAagtaatattgtaattaaattctttctatataaagtattatttcttactaataaaattaggccaaaggagtatatcccacccaagttttatcctaatctcaaaagtatactcATGATAgttaaaaaacccaaatacttaCCTATAAATAAACTTatgttagatttttttattaaagacaaacataaaattgtcattttacctataaatcataaaaccctaaaaatatatattattttttctctgtaatttgaaaaattaacaattccccttatatttaaactttaaaaagttactaTTTTCTTAAAAGAGTTTAAAAACAGACAATCGTTGGAACTACAATAAGACAACGTCTAGACGATGAAGTGTCATCTCTAGATTGATGATGCTTCTTGACGATGAAGACGCTTCATCGATCTAGAGTTGGACACGCTGGAGAGTTGGATGAAGCCTTCGTCATCTAAATGAATTGTCTAGATTCATTCAATCTAGATGATTCTAGACAACATGATGCACTTGAGAGAGACAACGATGACGACTTTGGATTAAAAGAAAAGTCACCTATTGCAGAGATAGTTGTTGGAGAGTCGTTGAAAATAAACTATAGGTTTTAGGGAGGATGTtacttttttaagttaaaaaaacttTTCGGTAAGAAtgaaattgttggtttttaaaactatagagaaatataatgaattttatattttttaatattaatagtaaaatgttaattttacccttacttctaacaaaaaaaaataacaataattggGTCATGAGTGAGTTTTTGAACTGTTATGaatgtatttttgaaattaaactaaaacttgggttaaaAATTATCCTTCGACcataaaattgtattaataaataaatatttttaatttatttatacgaaccaatatgttaatatatcatttttacttattttaaaatcatgtaataacaaaattatatgcattaataattataatatatatatatatatatatatatgtatttatttcgattatataaatgaatatatatttaatgtaattaaataattttaaattaataataaaaataacgttcaattatataataaataaatatatatatatatatatatatatatatatacacacacacacttatttgtgtaattaaaagttggtatatataatattgattaaataattattctaatattgTACTTATACCATGACATCTCATTGATACATagattaaacataattttattaaaatctttttataatttatttaacaaaatatataaattgattatctttttaatttatatttaaatgaatCCTAAAACAAGGAAAGCATAATTTTTCTTGGTTGGCAGTTGGCACCATAACTTTCTTGGCAAACTACATTCACATTCACTGTATCAGAGTAACCTGAGAATTCCGAACCAAGTTGACCTTCGAGGCAATGACAAAGCATTGGTTACTCACTCCACTCTTTACCTGTCTtctattcaaaaataaatccaaCCCAAATTCTTCACTGAGATGTAAAAAACTCGGAAATCTATGATTTTGAACTGTGCCCATTAATTGTTACCCAAAAATGGAAGAACCCTTTTCCCAATTTTAGAAGATATCGAAGTTTCATAGTTGTTcagaaactttagggttttttttccctctctcttGGCCCTATAAATACCAGTCTCTATCTTGTTCTTGTCATTGCAATTCAAGATATTCACTATTACAAACATTCGCTAGTAAACAAGCAGCTGTTCTTCGTGAGCTTATTCAGCTTCAGAAGGATATGGGTCGTTCTCGTGGGAATTTTCACTCTAATGATGAGGACCCGACTCAACGGTTTTAAAGAATCTTGCACattgttttagtttatttgtttcttgttttaatCTTTGTGCCAAATTTGTGTTTCATTGTTGCATTGGAGTTATGTGATTGTTAACCTGTGAAGCGTTTTCTTTGAAACTGAATGCTTTGAAGTAGAAAGGCTTCTGCTGAAGTGTATATTGTGACTGTTTCTAGTGGTTGAGGAGAGTGAAGAAACACATAGTTCTTCTTTGTACATCACTTATTTTACATTTCCTATGACACTATTTACACCAAATCCATAACGGCGATCGCTGTTCTGCCTATATTTGTGTCTGAGAGATGCTCCATTTTGCTTGTTTCCCTGAGCATATTTAGCACGTTTTCGAAGTTTTATCTGAATCTCGATTATGGTCTGTGCAGGTCTAGGAGAAAGAAGAATGTCTCCAGTGAAAATTCAGAATCTTCAGCTGCAGGTATTTTACCACAATAATGTAATTGTAAAATGAAATCCTATGACTGGCTCACTGTCACTGACTTGAGTTGGACTTTGGCTTTATAAAACGATGGTCGTACAATGTGtagtatattatttttggaATACAGAGAATATTGCGTCACCGTGATAATTGGATTTATTTGCTTTCAAAATGTTATGACTGttgccttttcttttccttctaaaTTCTCATTTGAAACCAGGCCAAGGAGCAGGTGAAGGAAAAAGGGCTTACCACTGCAATTATTGCAACAAAGACATCACTGGGAAGATACGCATCAAGTGTGCCGTTTGTCCTGATTTTGACCTGTGTATAGAGTGCTTCTCTGTTGGAGCTGAGGTGACACCTCATAAGAGCAATCACCCCTACAGGGTTATGGTTAGTAATACTAATCGCTTGCTCACTTAATAAGAATCCTCCATATTCTATGTTTTTTAAGATCCTTTTTTTAGCTAGTTTTACAATATTGAAGTGAACATTTGCTTTTAACATCACTGTTCTCAAATAACTGGGAAGTAAAAATTTGTTTGGTAAAGCGTTTAACTACTTTACTATGATTGAAACCTTGAACCTCTCTGCtcaatttataatcatattCTCACaattacttttatctttaatttcatattttttcatcatCCTTTTTATGTCATTTAATTTTGGCAGCTGCTTTTATCagttattatatatagttttgtttcatgcttatgtatttatatttatcattttaacaGGACAATCTCTCTTTCCCGCTAATATGCCCTGACTGGAATGCTGATGACGAAATACTGCTTCTAGAGGTGTTTTGAGTTCTCGTTTTCTTTTTTGACCCTTTGAAAAATTGTAACCAATCCTGCATTGTTTGTGAAAGTGCATGGAAGTTAGagtaatttttgtttatcttacatctgttaaaattttgtattttaggGAATCGAAATGTATGGCTTGGGGAACTGGACAGAAGTTGCTGAGCATGTTGGGACAAAGACCAAAGAACATTGTATTGAACACTATAACAGTGTATACATGAACTCCCCGTTCTTTCCTCTCCCGGTATAACATTTTAAGCAAAACCAGTTCTCTTTTACTTTTGTTAATTGTTGGGACAGAATagttaaatcattaattttttttttctaggacATGTCTCATGTTGTCGGGAAAAATAGAAAGGAGCTCCTTGCTATGGCTAAAGGGCATAGTGAGGACAAGAAAGGTTTGTTATATTATAATCATCATTCACTTTccttttaatcatatttattgttgttatacTTGTTTGATAGACTGTTTCTGTTATGCATTGGGAATGCACTAGAAATGTTATGCATCATAAACCAAGCTAATACTGTAGCCAGGTCAGGTCATTGGCTTAGGTGGTTCCAATTTCTTAGCATATGAAGAATCACTACCATATTTGGGGGCAATCATATTCCATAGTAAATGACTGAGTTCTCGTCATTTTGCATGCTTAATGTTAACTACTCCATATTATATTCTAATTGTTTAAACTTCTTGTCaatctttttttcttgaaatataaaatcttataattgaTTGCATGTGGCTGTTGCAGGATCAACCATGATTGGGGAGCTAACATTGAAGGAGGAATctcctttttctccttcaagAGTCAAGTATGGCTATCATTCTTATTTGCATCATCTTAGTTCACCTCTGTGACTTCTTTTGTATCAAATAGGAATGAATTTCTAATGccaattttcataatttatacaGACTTGAAGAACCACATCAAGGTGGACCCTCAGGCCGTTTAATTTCTGGTTCGAATGCAGGTGAGCTTTATATATTTGCTTTACTAGCTGGTCACGCACAACTCT harbors:
- the LOC123193648 gene encoding serine acetyltransferase 1, chloroplastic-like; translation: METHNNGIDDEDDHLWFRIREEARSDIKQEPFLFNYYSFSVLSHISLESALSNHLAMKLSTPSLPIDTLSQLFIAILGDDHSIKTAIRDDLRAARERDPTCISYVHCFLHFKGFLACQAHRIARKLWSQGRSSMALLLQSRVSEVFAVDIHPRAKIGQAILIDHATGVVIGETVVVGDNVTNLHNVTLGGTGKVSGDRHPKIGDSVLLGAGCKVLGNIRIGEAARIGAGSVVLKEVPPRRTAVGNPARVIK